The sequence CCCCTTGACCGCGTTCGACGGCGTGGACGCCGGAGCGGAAGACCTCGGCGAGCACCGAGCCGTTGTAGAGGGTGAGCCCGGCGACCAGCGCGGGCAGCGGCTGCGCCTTCAGGGCGACGAAGATGAAGAAGATCATGACCAGGACGGGCATGGCCCGGAAGAACTCCACGAGGAGCGTGGCGAGCGCGCGCACCGGCCGGTGGTCCGACAGCCGGCCGGAGGCCAGCACACCGCCGAGGACGAGGGAGAGGACGGCCGCGATCGCGAACGCCTTCAGGGTGTTGCCGAGGCCGCGCAGCAACAGCCGCTGGATGCCCTGGTACTCGAAGGGTGTCCACTTGGTCGCGGTGAACTGGCCGGTGTGGAACAGCAGGTACAGGATCCAGGCGAGCAGCGTGAGGAGGACGACGGCGGACAGCAGGCCGTAGACCGCGTGCCGCCGCCGGGTGCGCGGGCCCGCGATGTCGTAGAGCGCGGTGGTCCCGGTCATCGGGCGACTCCCCACTTCCGTTCCAGCGCGTGGAAGAGCGCGCTGATGGCGAGCGTGATGATCAGGTAGCCGGCGGCGATCCAGACGAACGTCCACACGATGTTGTAGCCGAGTTCGTTGAGCGTCTTGTACGTGCCGAGCAGTTCGGTCACGCTGAACGCGCCCGCGATCGCGGAGTTCTTGGCGAGCGCGATGAGGGTGGAGCCGATGGGCGGGATCACGGACCGGAACGCCTGCGGCAGCACGACCAGCGACAGGGTCTGCCCGAAGGTCATCCCGAGGCTGCGGGCCGCCTCCCCCTGGCCCGTGGGCACCGTGTTGATGCCGGAGCGCAGCGCCTCGCAGACGAAGGCGGAGGTGTAGCAGCCGAGGGCGAGGACGGCGAACACCTCGAAGGGGAGCACGAGCCCGAACCGGGGCAGTCCGAGCAGCACCGCGAAGAACAGCAGGGTGAGCGGGGTGTTGCGGAGCACGGCGACCCACACGGTGCCGAAGGCCCGCAGGGAGCCGACGGGAGCGACCCGGAAGGACGCCATCAGGAAGCCCAGGACGAGGGCCAGCAGGGAGGCGTAGACGGTCAGTTCGAGGGTTCCGAGGAAACCGGCGCCGTAGTCCGAGAAGTTGTCTGTCAGTACGTTCACGGCGTCCTCGCTCAGCCCGTCCGGTAGCGGTCGATGGCGGGCGGGTGGGGTGCGGGCACGCCGGACAGGCCGAGCGTGGCGTCGTACGCCTTCTTCCAGTCGCCGTTCCTCTCGCGGGCCGCGAGGGCGTCGTCGAGGGCGAGGCGCAGGGCGTTGTCACCGTGCGGGACGCCGATGCCGTAGGGCTCCTCGGAGAACGGTTTGCCGGCGAGCTTGAGTTCGCTCGGCACCTTGGCCGCGTAGCCGATCAGGATGGCGTCGTCGGTGGTGACCGCGTCGACCTGGTAGGTGAGGAGGTTGTCGACGCAGACGGAGTAGGTGTCGTAGGCGACCAGGACCGCCTTCGGGTAGTCGGCCTTGACGCGCTGGTACGGCGTGGAGCCGGCCGCCGAGCAGACGCGTCTGCCGGCGAGGTCCCGCGGGCCGTGGATGGTGTCCTCGTCCTTGCGGACCAGGAGCGACTGGCCGGCCATGTAGTAGGGGCCGGCGAAGCCGACGAGCTTCTTGCGGTTGGGGTTGATGGTGTAGGTGCCCACGTAGTAGTCGATCTGGCCGTTCTGCAGGGCGGTCTCGCGGTTGGCGGAGGCGATGGTGCGGAACCGGATGGTCTTCGGCGCGAGCCCCAGGGAGGCGGACATCATCCTGGCGATCTCGATGTCGAAGCCGGAGTAGGTGCCGGTGGCGGGGTCCTTCTCGCCGAGGTAGGGCTGGTCCTCCTTGACGCCGACGACGAAGTGGCCGCGCCGCTCGGCCCGGGTCCAGGTCCGGGAGGCGGGCAGGCGGACGTCCCGGGCCACCTGGTAGTGCGGGAGCCTGCCGGCGGCCGGTCCCTTGCCGGGCGGGCTGCCCTCCTTGCCGCAGGCGGCGGCCAGCAGCACGAGGAGCGCGCACAGGGCGCGGGGCACACGGGCGGTACGGCACATGGTCGCGGTCCCCCGGTCAGTGCTTGAGGATCTTGGAGAGGAAGTCTTTGGCGCGGTCGCTGCGCGGGTCGGTGAAGAACGCGTCCGGGCTGCGGTCCTCCACGATCCGGCCGTCGGCCATGAAGACGACCCGGTTGGCGGAGGCGCGGGCGAAGCCCATTTCATGGGTGACGACGACCATGGTCATGCCGTCCCGGGCGAGCTGCCGCATGACCTCCAGCACCTCGTTGATCATCTCGGGGTCGAGTGCGGAGGTGGGCTCGTCGAAGAGCATCGCCTTGGGTTCCATGGCGAGCGCGCGGGCGATGGCGACGCGCTGCTGCTGACCGCCGGAGAGCTGGGCCGGGAACTTGCCGGCCTGGTTCAGCAGGCCGACCCGGTCCAGGAGTTCGCGGGAACGCCGGTCGGACTCCGCCTGGCCCCGCCGGCGCACCTTCACCTGGGCGAGGGAGACGTTCTGGAGCACGGTCTTGTGGGCGAAGAGGTTGAAGGACTGGAAGACCATGCCGACCTCGGCGCGCAGCCGGGCGAGGGCCTTGCCCTCCTCGGGCAGCGGCTGCCCGTCGAGGGTGATGGTGCCGGACTCGATGGTCTCCAGCCGGTTGATCGTCCTGCACAGCGTCGACTTGCCCGAGCCCGACGGGCCGATGACCACGACCACCTCTCCCTTGCCGACCGTCAGGTCGATGTCCCTCAGGACATGCAGCTCTCCGTAGTACTTGTTGACGTTCCGCAGTTCGATCAACGGATCGACGGCCATCCGCAGCCCCACTCGCTCTCGGCTGTGTCGTGGTTGCCGCAACCTATCCAGCGGGCGGTGCGGTCGAGGAACGACACGCACCTTCAGGGCATTAGCCGTATTTACGTCAGCGGGCGGCCGGGGGGCCGGGGCGGGCTCAGTCCTCGGCGACCCCGGCGTACCACTGGGACAGCTCGGGGACGCCGCTCGCGGCCCACTCCTGCCCGGCCGGCACCACCTCCACCGTCCGGCCGGAGGCGAGCCGTACGACGGGTTCCCCGTCGGAGCGGATCAGCCAGGCGGCGCCGGGCACCGTGCGCACCACGACCGTGCCCAGGTACAGCCCGGCGTCGTGGCCGAGCCAGGGCAGGATCTCGGGGTCGTCGCGCCAGCGCGGGACCATCTGGTCCAGGGCCTCCAGGGAGGCCGGGGTGTCGTCGAGGCGGACGCCGCCCCGGGCCGCCTGCGCGCGCAGCAGATCGCACTCGGACAGCAGCGCGGCGACCGCCTCGGGATCGGCGGGCGGCGCCGCCGCGCCGGTCTTCTTGTGCCGGGGGCCCAGGAACGGAAGACGCATGCCCCCAGCGTGGCATCACACGTCGAGGTCGACCACCACGGGCGCGTGGTCGGAGGCGCCCTTGCCCTTGCGCTCCTCGCGGTCGACGTAGGCGTCCTTGACGGCCTCGGCGAACGGTTCGTTGCCGTACACGAGGTCGATGCGCATGCCGCGGTTCTTCGGGAAGCACAGCTGGCGGTAGTCCCAGTACGTGAACGGCCGGTCGTACTTCAGCGGGCGCGGCACGATGTCGCCCAGGCCCGCCTCGCGCAAGGAGGCGAGCGCGGCACGCTCGGCGGGGGTGACGTGGGTGGAGCCTTCGAAGGCCGTCACGTCGTGGACGTCGTCGTCGGTGGGCGCCACGTTGTAGTCCCCCATGACGGCGAACGGGCGGCTGCCCCGCGCGTCGCCGTACACGGCCGCCTTCAGGGCCTCGAACCACTGGAGCTTGTAGGCGTAGTGCGGGTGCCCGACCTCGCGGCCGTTGGGGACGTACACCGACCAGACGCGGACCGGGCCGCAGGTCGCCGAGAGGGCGCGCGGCTCGGTCACGCCGTCGTAACCGGGGTCGCCGGGCAGGCCCTTGACCACGTCCTCGATGCCGACGCGGGAGAGCACCGCCACGCCGTTCCACCGGCCGGTCGCGTGGACCGCCGACTCGTAGCCCAGCTCGCGCAGCTGGTCGAACGGGAACTGCTCCTCGGCGACCTTGGCCTCCTGGAGGCAGAGCACGTCGGTGCCGCTGCTCTCCAGCCAGGCCAGCAGCCGTGGCAGGCGGGCGGTGATCGAGTTCACGTTCCAGGTGGCGATGCGCATGTCCCACAACCTACCCGGAGCCTGTGACAACAGCCTCAGAGCTGCGCCGCCGCCCCGGGTGCCAGCCGCTGGTGGTCGGTGCCGCCGAGCCGGCCGAGGTGGCCGTCGTAGATGGGCCGGGCCAGGTCGGTGAGCAGGGCGTCGTGGACGTCGAAGGCGCGCCGCGGGCCGACCTCGCGGACGTAGTCGATCACCTCGGAGATCTTGTTCCACGGGGCCATCACCGGGACCAGCAGCGTCTCCACCGGCCGGCCGGGGACGGTGAGGGCGTCGCCGGGGTGGAAGACCGCGCCGCCGTCGATCAGATAGCCGACGTTGGTGACGCGCGGCAGGTCGGGGTGGATCACCGCGTGCAGCTCGCCGTGCACCTGGACGTCGAAGCCGGCGGCGGTGAAGGTGTCGCCGTGGCCGACGGTGTGCACCCGGCCGGGGAAGGCCGCGGTGATCCGCTCGGCGACGGACCTCAGCGTCCAGATCTCGGCGGCCGGGTTGTCCTCCATGGCGGCCCGCAGCCGGGGCTCGTCGAAGTGGTCCGGGTGCTCGTGCGTGACCAGGATGGCGTCCGCGCCGAGCGCCGCGTCCTGTTCGCAGAACCCGCCCGGGTCGATGACGAGCGTCCGGCCCTCCTTGTCGAGGCGGACGCAGGAGTGGGACTTCTTCGTGAGCTTCATGTCACCCATCTTCACGCCCGCGTCCGCCGCGCGCCGCGCTACCCGGCGGGCGTGGTCTCCTCGCGGATGACCCGCTGGGCGATCCGGAACGCGCTGTTCGCGGCCGGCACCCCGCAGTAGACGGCGGTCTGGAGCAGCACCTCGCCGATCTCGGCCGGGGTCAGCCCGTTGCGCAGGGCCGCCCGGGTGTGGGCGGCCAGCTCCTCCAGGTGACCGCCCGCGACCAGCGCGCCGAGCGTGACGCAGCTGCGGGTGCGGCGGTCCAGGCCCGGGCGGTCCCAGATCTCGCCCCAGGCGTAGCGGGTGATGAACTCCTGGAAGTCCCCGGCGAACGCGTCGGAGTCCGCCAGCGTCCGGTCCACGTGCGCGTCGCCGAGGACCTCGCGGCGGATCTTCAGCCCGGTCTCGTACCGGTCGGGCGAGCCGTCGGCCCGGGCCGGTACGGCCGCCGGGGCGATCTCGGCGACGGGCGCGGCCTGCGGCGGCACGGCCGGGGCGGGCGCCGGGACGGCGGTGGCGGGGGTGGCCGGCAGGGCGGTCTGGCCGGTGTCGAAGGGCTGCTGCCAGGCGGTGGAGAAGTGGTGGACCAGCAGGTCGGTGACGGCGGCGGGCTGCTCGACCGGCACCAGGTGGGAGGCGCCGGGGACGACCGCGAGCCGGGCGTCGGGGATGCCGGCGACCAGCGTGCGGGCCTCGGCGGGGCCGGTGACCTGGTCGTCGGAGCCGACCAGCACCAGCGTCGGTACGCCGACCCGGCCCAGCTCGGGCCGTACGTCGAAGGAGGCGAGGGCCTCGCAGGCGGCGATGTAGCAGCCCGGGTCGGTGGTGCGGACCATCTGCACGGCCCACTCGGTGATCGCGGGCTGGGCGGCGGCGAACCCGCCGGTGAACCAGCGGTCGGGAGCGGTCCGGGCGATCGGGTCGAGCCCGTTGGTGCGGACCACCACTCCGCGCTGGCGGAACTCGTCCGGGGTGCCGAACCGGGGGGAGGCCGCGACCAGCGCGAGCGAGGCGAGCCGCTCGGGGTGGCGCAGGGCCAGCTCGATGCCGACGGCGCCGCCCAGCGCGCAGCCCGCGTAGCCGAAGCGCTGCACGCCGAGCGCGTCCAGCGTGGCCAGCAGCCGGCCGGCGAGGTCGGCGACGGAGCCGGCCGGGTGCGCGGGGGCGCCGCCGTGCCCCGGCAGATCGAACCGGAAGACCCGCCACTGCTTGGCCAGCTCCGGCACCTGACGGTCCCACATGTGCCAGGTGGTGCCGAGGGACGGTCCCAAGATCAGGACGGGTAGGTGTTCCGGCCCGTCAAAGCGGTACTGCAGCGTTTCGATCTTGGCTTCGGTCACGGGTCCACACCTTCATCTGTCACGATCTGTCACACCCCCTGCGAGACCACCCCGTGCCTCCGCTGCTGGAAGCAGGTCCGCCGCGTCCGGCTTCACGTACCACTCTTCGCCGTCTTCACGTTCGTGTGTCCGGCCCACATGGCGAGCAGGTGATCCGGCACTCCCTTTGTCGGCGAGGTACGTCAAGCAAGACGCCCGAGCATCGTACAGACGGACCCTGCGAAGGCCGTTTCGGTCCGTGATCGTGCGGGCTCGCACGCGCAGCCGACGACCGTTCGGCGCGCGCGAGGTGACGACCAGAGTGTCGAGGGAGGTCGGCAGTTGCGGCACCCAGGAACCTCGGCCCGCCGTTCGGTGGCACCTCCCCGATGGATACGAACGCCCGCGAATTCGCACCAACGGGCCAACGGGCGCCAGCGGGCCTCCGAGCAGGTCGAGGTCGGCGAAACCCTTGATCGGACCCCAGTGGTTGCCGCACCGTGTAGGAACTCGAACCGATCGAGGTGACTTGAGCCTCTTCCAACTTGTACATGAGAGTCGCTATTTCGCCAGGGACCTCGTGCATGGTCGCCCCTCACTGCCGGGCCGGCGGGCATACGAAAGAGCGAACACCCCCCACTTGAGCCGTTTCGAGCTTGCTCCCCCACTCGGGTGATCGCAATGCGCGACGCTTCCCGACCGCTTCACGCGATCGCCGGTCATCCTCGCGATGTCCGTAGTGCGACGCGCGGCCGGCTGTGGACGCCGAGCGCGTCGGCCTGTCCGGCCGCGGCGGTTCGTCGCGCGCATCGACTGGGCGCGGGAGCACTCGCGCAGCGGCTCGCTCTCGACGACCGTCTAGATCCCGGAGAGCACCGCACCGAGTTCGACCGAGTCGGACAGGACGGCACCGCGCGAGGATACAAACCGGGAGTTCGGTTTACAACCCGGGAGGCATCGTTGGACAATTGAGGCTCCAGGATGCCGAGTACGCCTCGCTCGCTCGCGTGACCTGCACCTTTCTTGAGGCGAACAGGTCTCGCGACGACCGGCACGCCATCGTTACATCACAACATGAGCATGCCAGGATGGTCGCCAAACAGGATACGTGTC comes from Streptomyces sp. SCL15-4 and encodes:
- a CDS encoding amino acid ABC transporter permease, which encodes MTGTTALYDIAGPRTRRRHAVYGLLSAVVLLTLLAWILYLLFHTGQFTATKWTPFEYQGIQRLLLRGLGNTLKAFAIAAVLSLVLGGVLASGRLSDHRPVRALATLLVEFFRAMPVLVMIFFIFVALKAQPLPALVAGLTLYNGSVLAEVFRSGVHAVERGQGEAAFALGMRKTQVMAHVLVPQAVRAMLPAIISQLVVALKDTSLGFLITYEEFLHAGKLIASNLDYDLPFIPVVMVISPIYIGMCMLLSWFAGWVSRREQRSPKTEAVALAPAGPGALLPGGEPPMAPKP
- a CDS encoding amino acid ABC transporter permease, with protein sequence MNVLTDNFSDYGAGFLGTLELTVYASLLALVLGFLMASFRVAPVGSLRAFGTVWVAVLRNTPLTLLFFAVLLGLPRFGLVLPFEVFAVLALGCYTSAFVCEALRSGINTVPTGQGEAARSLGMTFGQTLSLVVLPQAFRSVIPPIGSTLIALAKNSAIAGAFSVTELLGTYKTLNELGYNIVWTFVWIAAGYLIITLAISALFHALERKWGVAR
- a CDS encoding glutamate ABC transporter substrate-binding protein, with the translated sequence MCRTARVPRALCALLVLLAAACGKEGSPPGKGPAAGRLPHYQVARDVRLPASRTWTRAERRGHFVVGVKEDQPYLGEKDPATGTYSGFDIEIARMMSASLGLAPKTIRFRTIASANRETALQNGQIDYYVGTYTINPNRKKLVGFAGPYYMAGQSLLVRKDEDTIHGPRDLAGRRVCSAAGSTPYQRVKADYPKAVLVAYDTYSVCVDNLLTYQVDAVTTDDAILIGYAAKVPSELKLAGKPFSEEPYGIGVPHGDNALRLALDDALAARERNGDWKKAYDATLGLSGVPAPHPPAIDRYRTG
- a CDS encoding amino acid ABC transporter ATP-binding protein; translation: MAVDPLIELRNVNKYYGELHVLRDIDLTVGKGEVVVVIGPSGSGKSTLCRTINRLETIESGTITLDGQPLPEEGKALARLRAEVGMVFQSFNLFAHKTVLQNVSLAQVKVRRRGQAESDRRSRELLDRVGLLNQAGKFPAQLSGGQQQRVAIARALAMEPKAMLFDEPTSALDPEMINEVLEVMRQLARDGMTMVVVTHEMGFARASANRVVFMADGRIVEDRSPDAFFTDPRSDRAKDFLSKILKH
- a CDS encoding DUF6278 family protein — its product is MRLPFLGPRHKKTGAAAPPADPEAVAALLSECDLLRAQAARGGVRLDDTPASLEALDQMVPRWRDDPEILPWLGHDAGLYLGTVVVRTVPGAAWLIRSDGEPVVRLASGRTVEVVPAGQEWAASGVPELSQWYAGVAED
- a CDS encoding exodeoxyribonuclease III, with the translated sequence MRIATWNVNSITARLPRLLAWLESSGTDVLCLQEAKVAEEQFPFDQLRELGYESAVHATGRWNGVAVLSRVGIEDVVKGLPGDPGYDGVTEPRALSATCGPVRVWSVYVPNGREVGHPHYAYKLQWFEALKAAVYGDARGSRPFAVMGDYNVAPTDDDVHDVTAFEGSTHVTPAERAALASLREAGLGDIVPRPLKYDRPFTYWDYRQLCFPKNRGMRIDLVYGNEPFAEAVKDAYVDREERKGKGASDHAPVVVDLDV
- a CDS encoding MBL fold metallo-hydrolase translates to MKLTKKSHSCVRLDKEGRTLVIDPGGFCEQDAALGADAILVTHEHPDHFDEPRLRAAMEDNPAAEIWTLRSVAERITAAFPGRVHTVGHGDTFTAAGFDVQVHGELHAVIHPDLPRVTNVGYLIDGGAVFHPGDALTVPGRPVETLLVPVMAPWNKISEVIDYVREVGPRRAFDVHDALLTDLARPIYDGHLGRLGGTDHQRLAPGAAAQL
- the pcaC gene encoding 4-carboxymuconolactone decarboxylase, whose protein sequence is MTEAKIETLQYRFDGPEHLPVLILGPSLGTTWHMWDRQVPELAKQWRVFRFDLPGHGGAPAHPAGSVADLAGRLLATLDALGVQRFGYAGCALGGAVGIELALRHPERLASLALVAASPRFGTPDEFRQRGVVVRTNGLDPIARTAPDRWFTGGFAAAQPAITEWAVQMVRTTDPGCYIAACEALASFDVRPELGRVGVPTLVLVGSDDQVTGPAEARTLVAGIPDARLAVVPGASHLVPVEQPAAVTDLLVHHFSTAWQQPFDTGQTALPATPATAVPAPAPAVPPQAAPVAEIAPAAVPARADGSPDRYETGLKIRREVLGDAHVDRTLADSDAFAGDFQEFITRYAWGEIWDRPGLDRRTRSCVTLGALVAGGHLEELAAHTRAALRNGLTPAEIGEVLLQTAVYCGVPAANSAFRIAQRVIREETTPAG